One window of Arcobacter sp. LA11 genomic DNA carries:
- a CDS encoding acyl-CoA thioesterase: MSENYKREKSLTMTMLMTPDKANFSGKNVHGGEILKMLDHVAYACAARYTGMYAVTLSVDMVLFKNPIKIGSLVTFHASINYTGRTSMEIGIKVISEDIKDHTLKNTNVCYFTMIAMDEDGKTTPVPKLEPETEDEKRRYNDAIARRESRMASRHSK, from the coding sequence ATGAGTGAAAATTACAAAAGAGAAAAATCACTAACTATGACAATGTTAATGACTCCTGATAAAGCAAATTTCTCAGGAAAAAATGTTCATGGTGGGGAAATTTTAAAAATGTTAGATCACGTTGCATATGCATGTGCTGCAAGATATACAGGAATGTATGCTGTAACATTATCAGTTGATATGGTTTTATTTAAAAACCCAATTAAAATTGGTTCTCTCGTAACTTTTCACGCCTCTATAAACTATACCGGTAGAACATCTATGGAAATTGGTATAAAAGTAATTTCAGAAGATATAAAAGACCATACACTTAAAAATACAAATGTTTGTTACTTTACAATGATTGCAATGGATGAAGATGGTAAAACAACACCTGTTCCAAAACTAGAACCTGAAACAGAAGATGAAAAAAGAAGATACAATGATGCTATTGCAAGAAGAGAATCAAGAATGGCATCTAGACATTCTAAATAA
- the ligA gene encoding NAD-dependent DNA ligase LigA, whose amino-acid sequence MNKDEYSIKIEKLIKWAHAYYVEDNPQATDEEYDKLSRECLAYEQTYPKNSHPNSPNKRVGGFVLDGFEKASHLSRMWSQEDVFDTEELIDWINRAKKVNTNLEFMCEPKFDGASLNLIYENGLLKQAITRGDGSIGEDVTNNVKTIHSIPLQITEKSLLEIRGEIVIKKDDFEKINEQRIKNEEPPFANPRNAAAGSLRQLDPNITAKRKLFFNVWGVGENSLEFTRTSNMMQYIYKLGFATPPLQTITTTVEGIEETYNKIIASRNDIEMMLDGMVVKINDIETQEELGYTVKFPRWSCAYKFPAVEKTTKVKNIIQQVGRTGVITPVAVVEATLIDGSTVERASLHNYDEIERLDLRINDEVIIIKSGDIIPKITKVFHDRRDGTQEEVKRPTNCPKCESELLDEGTLIKCQNLDCPSIVTNSIIYFASKNCMNIDGLGIKIVEQLVNEKKIYDILDLYSLEYENLANLEGFKEKKINNLLNAIKDTKGTQLHRVINALGIEHIGEVASKQICLEFGLNVINIDLDSLIALDGIGEQMAKSFVEFMRVNHTLVLKLIEIINPEIEVKIEVEENAFKDKTVVLTGTMSQSRGLIKKDLEALGAKVSSSVSKKTDYLIYGEEAGSKYDKAVSLGVNTLTEEEMKDLL is encoded by the coding sequence ATGAACAAAGACGAATATAGTATAAAAATTGAAAAATTAATTAAGTGGGCACATGCCTATTATGTTGAAGACAACCCTCAAGCAACTGACGAAGAATATGATAAATTATCACGTGAATGTTTAGCTTATGAGCAAACATATCCCAAGAACTCACATCCAAACTCTCCAAATAAAAGAGTTGGTGGCTTTGTTTTAGATGGATTTGAAAAAGCATCTCATTTATCAAGAATGTGGTCTCAAGAAGATGTATTTGATACTGAAGAATTAATAGACTGGATAAATAGAGCTAAAAAAGTAAATACAAACTTAGAATTTATGTGTGAACCAAAATTTGATGGAGCTTCGTTAAATCTTATTTATGAAAATGGATTATTAAAACAAGCTATAACTAGAGGTGATGGAAGTATTGGAGAGGATGTTACAAATAATGTAAAAACAATCCACTCTATTCCTTTACAAATAACTGAAAAATCACTTTTAGAAATAAGAGGTGAAATTGTAATCAAAAAAGATGATTTTGAAAAAATTAATGAACAAAGAATAAAAAATGAAGAACCACCCTTTGCAAACCCTAGAAATGCAGCTGCAGGAAGTTTAAGACAACTTGACCCAAATATTACAGCTAAAAGAAAACTATTTTTTAATGTATGGGGAGTAGGAGAAAATAGCCTAGAATTTACAAGAACATCAAATATGATGCAATATATTTATAAACTTGGATTTGCAACACCTCCTTTACAAACAATTACAACTACAGTTGAAGGAATAGAAGAGACTTACAATAAAATAATTGCTTCAAGAAATGATATTGAAATGATGCTTGATGGTATGGTTGTAAAGATAAATGATATCGAAACACAAGAAGAGTTAGGCTATACAGTTAAATTCCCTAGATGGTCATGTGCATATAAATTCCCAGCTGTTGAAAAAACTACTAAAGTGAAAAATATTATACAACAAGTAGGAAGAACTGGCGTTATTACACCTGTTGCAGTTGTAGAAGCAACTTTAATCGATGGGTCAACAGTTGAAAGAGCTTCTTTACATAATTATGATGAAATAGAAAGATTAGATTTAAGAATAAATGACGAAGTAATTATTATAAAAAGTGGTGATATTATCCCTAAAATTACAAAAGTCTTCCATGATAGAAGAGACGGAACACAAGAAGAAGTAAAAAGGCCTACAAATTGTCCTAAATGTGAAAGTGAGCTTTTAGATGAAGGTACACTTATAAAATGTCAGAACTTAGATTGTCCTAGCATTGTTACGAACTCTATAATATATTTTGCTTCTAAAAACTGTATGAATATTGATGGTCTTGGTATAAAAATTGTAGAGCAACTTGTAAATGAAAAAAAGATTTATGATATATTAGATTTATACTCTTTAGAATATGAAAATTTAGCCAATCTAGAAGGATTTAAAGAAAAAAAAATAAATAACCTTTTAAATGCAATCAAAGATACAAAAGGGACACAATTACATAGGGTAATAAATGCTTTAGGTATAGAACATATAGGAGAAGTTGCTTCAAAACAAATCTGTTTAGAATTTGGATTAAATGTAATAAATATAGATTTAGATTCACTAATTGCCCTTGATGGTATCGGGGAACAAATGGCTAAATCATTTGTAGAATTTATGAGAGTTAATCATACATTAGTTTTAAAACTTATAGAGATAATTAACCCTGAAATTGAAGTTAAAATTGAAGTTGAAGAAAATGCTTTTAAAGACAAAACTGTCGTTCTTACGGGAACTATGAGTCAATCAAGAGGTCTTATAAAAAAAGACTTGGAAGCTTTAGGAGCAAAGGTTAGCTCATCAGTATCTAAAAAAACAGATTATTTAATATATGGAGAAGAAGCTGGTAGTAAATATGATAAAGCAGTTTCACTTGGAGTTAATACTTTAACAGAAGAAGAAATGAAAGATTTACTTTAA